A region from the Bactrocera dorsalis isolate Fly_Bdor unplaced genomic scaffold, ASM2337382v1 BdCtg243, whole genome shotgun sequence genome encodes:
- the LOC105231409 gene encoding nedd8-activating enzyme E1 regulatory subunit, with translation MSSPAPKSPEQSDKSRKYDRQIRLWGEHGQSLLESSTICLLNATALGCEVLKSLVLPGIGGFTIVDGNVVTEDDLGINFFLDASFLGQSKARACMQLLQELNTDVNGDFVDESVDWILSNRPAFFDTFDVVIASNLNEKALWGLSDRLWEANIPFIYCRSLGFFGSIRLQIKEHCVIESHPDNRQYDLRLEQPFPALQKHFESTEITSKVPWLLVLNKFLQVWRQKYGGHFPANYKQKSELKEMIRAAMTADEENYEEAIKAVNTALGGGNVPSSIKSIFQDNACTNLNKQSSPFWIITKALKEFVENDNNGLLPLPGVLPDMTADTEPYITLQNIYRQQALHDADNVYRKCQKYLKELGLPEDTISEKTVRLFCKEAAGLAVLRGTKISDENAKSSNILSFVDDLEIQGTLAEHYVALRAYERFVSECGNVPGECYVENDVKELKTVASKMLSDWGVHASISDDLIHEICRYGGSEIHSISAFIGGCVAQEVIKIVTKQYKPIDNTFLYNAITSETTTFKL, from the exons ATGTCATCACCGGCGCCAAAATCTCCAGAACAATCAGATAAAAGCAGAAAATATGATCGTCAAATACGTTTATGGGGAGAGCATGGGCAAAGCTTATTGGAAAGTTCTACAATTTGTTTGCTGAATGCAACGGCACTGGGATGTGAAGTTCTGAAAAGTCTTGTCCTACCCGGCATTGGTGGCTTCACTATCGTAGATGGAAACGTAGTCACCGAAGATGATTTGGGAATAAA tttcttttTGGACGCTTCATTTCTCGGTCAATCCAAAGCAAGAGCTTGCATGCAATTGCTTCAAGAATTAAACACAGACGTGAATGGTGATTTTGTGGATGAAAGTGTTGATTGGATACTATCAAATCGACCGGCATTTTTCGATACATTTGATGTAGTCATTGCATCGAATCTGAATGAAAAAGCTTTGTGGGGATTATCGGACCGTCTCTGGGAGGCAAATATTCCATTTATCTATTGCAGATCATTGGGCTTTTTTGGTTCTATTCGCTTACAAATAAAAGAACATTGTGTAATTGAATCACATCCCGATAACCGCCAGTATGATCTTCGACTAGAACAACCCTTTCCCGCATTACAAAAACATTTCGag agCACAGAAATCACTAGTAAGGTTCCATGGCTGTTGGTGCTTAATAAATTCCTGCAAGTATGGAGACAGAAGTACGGTGGACACTTTCCCGCAAATTATAAGCAAAAGTCGGAGCTGAAGGAAATGATTCGCGCAG caATGACGGCAGATGAGGAAAATTATGAAGAAGCCATTAAAGCGGTAAATACTGCTTTAGGTGGAGGTAATGTGCCTTCTTCGATCAAATCGATTTTCCAGGATAATGCTTGTACGAACCTTAACAAACAAAGTAGCCCCTTCTGGATAATAACCAAAGCTTTAAAAGAATTTGTAGAGAATGATAATAATGGGTTGTTGCCACTGCCCGGTGTGCTACCGGATATGACTGCTGACACTGAACCATATATAACATTGCAGAACATTTATCGTCAACAAGCTTTACATGATGCTGACAATGTTTATCGCAAATGtcaaaaatacttaaaagaACTTGGTTTGCCTGAAGATACCATTAGTGAAAAAACAGTACGcttattttgcaaagaagctgctGGTCTAGCAGTTTTACGTGGGACTAAAATTAGTGATGAAAATGCTAAAAGCAGTAACATACTTTCATTCG TTGATGATTTAGAGATTCAAGGTACGCTTGCTGAGCATTATGTGGCCCTACGTGCATACGAGCGTTTTGTATCGGAATGTGGCAATGTACCGGGTGAATGTTACGTTGAAAACGATGTGAAAGAGCTAAAAACGGTCGCAAGTAAAATGCTGTCGGACTGGGGAGTTCATGCCTCCATTAGTGATGACTTGATACATGAAATTTGTCGTTACGGTGGCTCGGAGATACATTCAATATCAGCGTTCATAG GTGGTTGTGTAGCCCAGGAGGTCATAAAGATTGTAACTAAACAATATAAACCTATCGATAATACGTTTTTATACAATGCCATTACTTccgaaacaacaacatttaaacTTTAA